From one Musa acuminata AAA Group cultivar baxijiao chromosome BXJ2-6, Cavendish_Baxijiao_AAA, whole genome shotgun sequence genomic stretch:
- the LOC135582767 gene encoding eukaryotic peptide chain release factor subunit 1-3-like, with the protein MADGHETDKNIEIWKIKKLIKALESARGNGTSMISLIMPPRDQVSRVTKMLGDEYGTASNIKSRVNRQSVLAAITSAQQRLKLYNKVPPNGLVLYTGTIVTEDGKEKKVTIDFEPFKPINASLYLCDNKFHTEALNELLESDDKFGFIVMDGNGTLFGTLSGNTREVLHKFTVDLPKKHGRGGQSALRFARLRMEKRHNYVRKTAELATQFFINPATSQPNVAGLILAGSADFKTELSQSDMFDQRLQAKILNVVDVSYGGENGFNQAIELSAEILSNVKFIQEKRLIGKYFEEISQDTGKYVFGVDDTLKALEMGAVETLIVWENLDINRYVLKNSATGEIIVKHLNKDQEADQNNFRDAANNAELEVQEKTSLLEWFANEYKRFGCTLEFVTNKSQEGSQFCRGFGGIGGILRYQLDMRSLDEYSDDEVYEDSD; encoded by the coding sequence ATGGCAGATGGTCATGAAACCGATAAGAATATTGAAATATGGAAGATTAAGAAATTAATCAAGGCATTGGAATCTGCAAGAGGTAATGGTACAAGCATGATTTCTCTCATAATGCCACCACGTGATCAAGTTTCCCGAGTCACTAAAATGTTGGGTGATGAATATGGAACTGCTTCGAACATCAAAAGTAGAGTCAATCGGCAGTCAGTGTTAGCAGCCATTACTTCTGCTCAGCAGAGGCTGAAGCTATATAACAAAGTTCCTCCGAATGGTCTGGTTCTTTACACTGGAACCATTGTCACAGAGGATGGAAAGGAAAAGAAGGTGACTATTGATTTCGAGCCTTTTAAGCCCATCAACGCGTCACTGTATCTTTGTGATAACAAGTTCCATACTGAGGCTTTAAATGAACTTTTGGAATCTGATGACAAGTTTGGCTTCATAGTAATGGATGGAAATGGAACACTTTTTGGCACGTTAAGTGGCAATACACGGGAGGTACTTCACAAATTCACTGTTGATCTTCCAAAGAAGCATGGGCGAGGAGGGCAATCAGCACTACGATTTGCTCGGCTTCGGATGGAGAAGCGTCACAACTATGTTCGTAAGACAGCTGAACTTGCCACCCAATTCTTCATAAATCCAGCCACAAGTCAGCCAAATGTAGCTGGACTGATTCTGGCTGGTTCTGCTGATTTTAAAACTGAATTGAGCCAGTCTGACATGTTTGATCAGCGACTGCAGGCCAAGATACTCAATGTAGTTGATGTTTCCTACGGAGGAGAGAATGGCTTCAATCAGGCAATCGAGTTGTCAGCGGAAATTTTGTCTAATGTGAAGTTCATACAGGAAAAACGATTGATAGGGAAGTACTTTGAGGAAATAAGCCAAGACACAGGGAAGTATGTCTTTGGTGTTGATGACACTTTGAAAGCTCTTGAAATGGGTGCTGTGGAGACTTTGATTGTATGGGAAAATCTGGATATCAATAGATATGTGCTAAAGAACAGTGCTACCGGGGAAATAATTGTAAAACACTTGAACAAGGATCAAGAAGCTGACCAGAATAATTTCCGTGATGCAGCTAACAATGCTGAATTAGAGGTGCAGGAGAAAACATCTTTGCTGGAGTGGTTTGCTAATGAATACAAACGTTTTGGCTGTACGCTCGAGTTTGTTACCAACAAATCGCAAGAGGGTTCACAATTCTGCAGAGGTTTTGGTGGCATTGGTGGTATCCTGCGCTATCAGCTTGATATGAGATCACTGGACGAATATTCTGATGATGAAGTGTACGAAGATTCCGATTAG